Part of the Candidatus Binatus sp. genome is shown below.
CTCGGAAGTCGAGAACTCGAGCATGATGCCTTCGGGCGCCGCGAGATAAATCGATTTGCAAAAGCCATGATCGAGCGGCCCCATGATCCAGTGGCCGTGCGAGCGCACGCGATCGCGAATCGCCAGCAGGTCGGCCTCGGTATCGACGTTGAGCGCGAGATGCTGCATCACGCCCGGCGCGACGTTGCCAGCGGTGGTGCCGGCGTGCGACACGCCTTTGATCGGAGCGATCTTCGCGATGTCCGGATGCTGCACGAATGCGATCGACGAACTGTCGCTCAGCTTGATGAATCCGTGGAAGGTGTTATCGACGCCATGCATCCAGTAGAGCGCCTCGAGCTCGGCGCCCACGACCTGGGTGAAGAACTCGATCTGCGCCTTGATGTCCTTGGTGCAAATCGCGAGATGATGAACTCCGTTGGCGAGACCCATGGTTCGTTACCTCCGTACGCGCGGCGTCGTGAGATTGTTACATAGCACGAAGTCGCGAATATTTCGACCCGCCGAAAACGTGCGCTAGCCGATTATTTTGTTGAGCGGGAACTCGACGATTCCGACCGCGCCCGCTTCGAGCAATCTCGGAAACAGTTCGCGCACAGTGTGTTCGTCGATCACGGTCTCGACGGCGAGCCATTCCTTGCCCTTGAGCGCGGCCGAGGCGTACAGATGCGAAACGGTCGGCGCGGTGATCGAGGGCAACAGTGCGATCACTTTTTCGAGGTTCTCTTTGGCGACGTTCATCTTGATGCCGACGCGGCTCTCGGCATCGAGTGCGCCACGAATCAGCACGCCGATCTGGCGAATCTTGGCCTGCTTCCAGGGGTCGGTCCATGCCGTGAGATTGGCGACCAGGACCGGATTCGAGACGAGCAATTCCTCGACGATGCGGAGCCCATTGGCGCGAATCGAGGAGCCGGTTTCGGTGACGTCAACGGCAGCGTCGATGATCCCTTCGGCGACCTTGGCCTCGGTGGCGCCCCACGAAAATTCAACTTCTGCTTTAACTTTTCGTTCCGCCAGGATGCGCTTGACGAACTCGACGATCTCGGTGGCGACGCGCTTTCCTTCGAGATCTTCGAGCCGCTTGATGGGCGAATTTTCGCGCACGCACAGCACCCATCGCGAGGGCGTCAGCGTGGCCTTGGCGTAAATGAAACTTTCGACCTGCTCGAGCTGCACGTTGTTCTCGACGATCCAGTCGCTGCCGGTGATGCCGGCGTCGAGCGAGCCGTCGGCGATATAACGGGGCATCTCCTGCGGGCGCAGGATGCGGCAACTGAGCGCGGCGTCATCGACGGTCGGGATATAGGAGCGCGAGCCGACCGAGATGCGCCACCCGGATTTGCGCATCAGCTCGAGGGTCTGCTGCTCGAGGCTGCCCTTGGGAATCCCGAATTTCAGGACCTTGTCTGCCGGCATTTAGATCGCCTCCTGCATCAGCCGGCGGATTTTTTCTGATGGCCGTAGCCGGGTCCATACTTGGTCGGATCGACTTTGCGATCGTCGGTGATCTGCCATTCGCCGTTGTCGAGCTTGCGGAAGAAGCACGACTCGTAGCCGAGATGGCAGGCGGCGGCGTCGCCGCGCGCCTCGACGGCGATCACGATCGCATCGGCGTCGCAATCGATTCTGATCTCGTGAACGATCTGGAAGTTGCCGGACTCCTCGCCCTTGCGCCAGAGCTTGCTCCGCGAGCGCGAGAAATAGCAGGCGCGCCCGGTGGCGATCGTTTCATCGAGCGCGTCGCGATTCATGAAGGCGACGGTCAGCACGCGATGGCTCCGGTGATCGACGGCGATCGCAGGCACTACGCCGCCCTGTTTGTCGAAGTCGATCAATGCTGAGGCCGCCGCCGCTGTTGGGTTGGACATGTCGGTACCAGGGTAAAGTTGAGTTGAGAGCCAACCAGTATCGGCCAAAGCCAGAGCGGATTCAACGCGATACCCCGCGCCACGAGTTTACAATCGCGTGATCAAGCTGTATGCGATCCCTGCAAAGACGTGTAAATTACGGACGCTATGAATCGCGATGCGATGACTGAAGGCTCGATTGAATCGGACTCGGAGCCTGAACCCGCCTCGACGCACAATCCGCTTCGCTTCGTGATACGCGCACTCGCGGCGATGCTCGCGGTGGTCGCTACGGTCGGGACGCTCGCGGCGTGCCGGATGCCGGGCAAATCGGTGGCGTCGCGCTATGAGAACGTCGAGCCGTTCAATTTCGATATCGCGCTCGGGCCTAAGCAATTCCATATCGACGGCTATCTCACGCGAAGCTCCAACGCGGGCAAGCTGCCGGCCTTGCTGGTGCTGAACGACGGAGGCGGGAGCGTCGAGCGATGCGTGCAGATGAGCCAGCACGTGACGGCGATGGGAATCCAAGTCGCGTGCGTGGATATCCCCGGCTACGGCGCGTCGTCCGGGCCGAGCCGCTTCGTCGGGCAGCCGTCGGTGCTGGCGGCGCGGCGCGGACTGGATTTGCTGGTCGCGCGGCCCGACGTCGATGCGTCCCGGCTGGCGGTCTGGGGACTCGGGCAAGGCGCGGTCGCGGCGGGCCTCCTGATGGATTACGACTCGCGCCCGCGGGCGCTGATCCTGCAATCGGGCGCATACGACATGCTGACCCTGTGGCCGCAGGCGCCGCTTCGCACCAAGCTCGCGATCTTGCGCGAGGTGTGGCCGAGCAAGCGCGCGCTCAAGCAGCGGAGCGTGATCGAGAACCTGCCGCCGCGGCTCGATTGCAGCGTGTTGATCATGCACGGCGAGCGCGACAATCGGATGCCTGTGACGCAGGCGGTGAAGCTGGCCGAGGCGCTGCGGGCGCGCGGCGCGCGGGTATCGACCTGCTATTTCCCGAGGGCGTCGCACGATCTTGGCAAACGGGTCGAGCCGGAGTTGCGCGCGTTCCTGCGCGACAATCTGATCGGCGCGGCCCGCGCCGCGTCCTAGTCTCTATCTCAGCTAAGCGATTTCAGCGCCGCGATCACTTCGTCGGTGTGGCCCTTGACCTTGACCTTCGGAAAGACCTTGCGCACGACTCCCGATTTGTCGATCACGACGGTGGTGCGTTCGATCCCCATGAACTCGCGGCCGTAGAGCTTTTTCTTTTTATAGACCCCGTAGGCGCGCGTGACTTTATTGTCGGGGTCGCTGAGCAGCGGGAAGTTCAGCGAGTGCTTGTCGCGGAACTTGACGTGCGACGCGCTCGAATCGGCGCTGATGCCCACGATTTGCGCGCCCATCGCGCGGATGCTCGCGTCGTTGTCGCGGAAGCTGCACGCCTCGATCGTGCATCCGGGCGTCATGTCCTTGGGATAGAAATAGAGCACCAGGTTGCGCTTCCCGATCAGATCCTTGAGCGCAATGGATTTGCCGTCGGCGTCGGCGAGTTGGAAATTGGGCGCCTTTTTTCCTTCGAGCGCGAGGCTGTCATTGCCGGCGGCAGCCGCCGGCTTGATCGACGCGCTTGATGCTTTGGAAGTCTTGAGCGGTGCTTTTGGAGTAATTTTTTTGGTCGTAGGCATAGCGACTGATTTAGCCGCGCATCCGCTCAGAGGCAACTCGCGGCGAAAAACTGCGGTGATGCGAGCCGCCCAGTTGACGAAGCGTCAGGCACGCCTTAGACTTGCGCGCGACAGTCTCCCAGCCGATTGCGTATCCATGGCCGTATATACCGAGCTAAGTAAACCGTTCCTGAAGGAACTCGCCGACGACTACGGTCTGGGCCGGGTCAGCAGCAGCGTCGGAATCCCGGAGGGGTCGGTCAACAGCAACTACGTGCTCGAGACGGCCAAGGGAAAATTCCTGCTGCGGATCGACGAGGTGAAGGGCGAGAACGAACTCAAGCGCGAGATCGATCTGCTGTCGTTCTTGCGCAAGCATGCTTTTCCATGCCCGCATCCGATGCAGGATCGGATGGGACGCTTCTATCGCAGCTTCAACAGCCGCTGCGTCTCGCTGTTCAAGTATCACGAGGGCAAGACGCTGTTGCCGCTGCGAATCCGGCCGAGCCAACTCGAGACGATCGGGCGCACGCTCGGCGATTTGCACGTGATCGGCAAGGCCTACAAGAAGGGAATCGACAATCGCTTCAGCTTCGAGCGAATCGCGGATTTGTATCTGACGGTGCGGAGCCGGCTGCCGAACTATTTCCGCAAGATTTGCCGGACGCTCGACGACGAAGTCGAATACCTGACGCGCTATCTCGAGGGCAAGCTGCCCAAGGGCGTGATCCACGGCGATATCTTCGCCGACAATCTTTTGTTTCGTGGCGAGAAGCTGACCGCGATGCTCGATTTCGAGGCGGCCTGCCGCGGCAAATTCATTTTCGATATCGCGACCGCGGTCAACGCCCTGTGCTTTGTCGATGGCGCGTACTCGCTCGATCGATTCCGCTATCTGCTGTCGGGGTACGAGTCGGTGCGGACGCTGTCGCTGGCGGAGTGGGACGCCTTTCCCAACGAGTTGCGGTTTTCGTCGCTGCGCTTCACGGTGACGCGGTTGCATGATTTCTTCCTGCAGCCGGTCGATGCGCGGGCGCGGGTCAACAAGGACTTCCGCGAATTCTTCGATCGCCTGCGGGTGCTCAGGCGCGAACGCGAGGGCGGGATGGAGCCGCTGCTGATGGCGATGGCGACTGGCTACGACTACCGCAAATACCAGAAAGTGAAGGCGACCGAGCGCCGCCAGGCTTAAGCCGCCGGTATCGCGCGCGACGGTCATCGCGATGGCCCCCCAATCCGAGCCAGGAGAGCGCGCGTTATTCGGGCGCGTTCCCAAGAGCATCACGGAGCGCACTTGTCGCCGCTAATCGATCTATTGAATGCGAACTCGCCGTCGCTGTGGCTCGAGGTTTCGCCGCCGCGCGGAATAAGTTCGTCGGCGCTGCTGAAGCGGCTGGCGGCGCTATCGGGTCATGTCGATGCGATCAACCTGACCGACAACGCGCTCGGCAAGATCAAGATGTCGGGGCTGGTGTTCGGCGCCGCGATCAAGCAGCAACTCAAAATTCCGGTCGTGCTCAACATGTCTTGCCGCGATCGCAATCGATTCGCGCTGACGTCGGATTTGCTGGGCGCGGCGGCGCTTGGAATCGACGCGATCACGGCGCTCACTGGCGACAAGATCCCGCCTGAAGAGAACGGGCGCACGATCCCGGCGCATGACCTCGACGCATTCGGGCTGCTGAAGATTATCGCGGCGTTGAATCGCGGTGACACCGGCGAAGGCAAGGCGCCGCTCAAGACGATACCCTCGATCGTGGCGGGTGCGGTCGCCAATCCGAATCGCAAGAATATCGAGCGCGAATACGAGTTGCTCGAGCGCAAGGCCGCGGCGGGTGCGAAATTCGTGATCACGCAGCCGGTCTTCGAGCCTGAAACCGCGCGCCGTTTCATTGCCAGGGCCAACCAGTTTGGTATCAAGACAGTGCTCGGGATACTGCCGGTCAAACGGGAAGCGATGGCCAACTATCTGATCGAACGGGTGAAGGATTTGAGCGGGGCGCGGCCTCATCTCGATCGCTACGCTGGAATGGGTGAAGAGGAAGTGCGCGCGTTTTCGATCAGAGAGAATATGGCGCTGATGGCAGAGTTGGCTGGCGAAGTGGCGGGCTTTAACATAATGAGTGGCGGGGGGCCGTCGCTCGCGATCGAACTCGCGCTGCAGTTCAGCCACTGGCGTAAGGAGCATCGCTCATGAACCGGACTCATTCGAACGGCGCGAAACTGAGGTCTGCCGAGAAGACCGAAAAACCGGCTAAAGCGGAAACTGGCGCGGGTAAGGCCGCGGCGATTGAACCCGCGAAAGAAAAGGATCGCGCGACGCTCGAAGGCGCGGTGCGCGTGATCCTGCGCCACATCGGCGAGGATCCGAATCGCGAAGGGTTGCGCAACACGCCGGCGCGGGTCGCCAAGGCGTACGAATTCATGACCAGCGGCTATGGCAAGGAACCCAAGGACGCGA
Proteins encoded:
- the bcp gene encoding thioredoxin-dependent thiol peroxidase, translating into MPTTKKITPKAPLKTSKASSASIKPAAAAGNDSLALEGKKAPNFQLADADGKSIALKDLIGKRNLVLYFYPKDMTPGCTIEACSFRDNDASIRAMGAQIVGISADSSASHVKFRDKHSLNFPLLSDPDNKVTRAYGVYKKKKLYGREFMGIERTTVVIDKSGVVRKVFPKVKVKGHTDEVIAALKSLS
- the hisI gene encoding phosphoribosyl-AMP cyclohydrolase, whose amino-acid sequence is MSNPTAAAASALIDFDKQGGVVPAIAVDHRSHRVLTVAFMNRDALDETIATGRACYFSRSRSKLWRKGEESGNFQIVHEIRIDCDADAIVIAVEARGDAAACHLGYESCFFRKLDNGEWQITDDRKVDPTKYGPGYGHQKKSAG
- the hisG gene encoding ATP phosphoribosyltransferase, which gives rise to MPADKVLKFGIPKGSLEQQTLELMRKSGWRISVGSRSYIPTVDDAALSCRILRPQEMPRYIADGSLDAGITGSDWIVENNVQLEQVESFIYAKATLTPSRWVLCVRENSPIKRLEDLEGKRVATEIVEFVKRILAERKVKAEVEFSWGATEAKVAEGIIDAAVDVTETGSSIRANGLRIVEELLVSNPVLVANLTAWTDPWKQAKIRQIGVLIRGALDAESRVGIKMNVAKENLEKVIALLPSITAPTVSHLYASAALKGKEWLAVETVIDEHTVRELFPRLLEAGAVGIVEFPLNKIIG
- a CDS encoding VOC family protein; this encodes MGLANGVHHLAICTKDIKAQIEFFTQVVGAELEALYWMHGVDNTFHGFIKLSDSSSIAFVQHPDIAKIAPIKGVSHAGTTAGNVAPGVMQHLALNVDTEADLLAIRDRVRSHGHWIMGPLDHGFCKSIYLAAPEGIMLEFSTSEGNAIDAEAWIDPEVMALAGISVEEVERFKHPASFESKGGKVAQPKPDPTKPLMQFPADARIWTMPDEEVTRTMSETTPPVQTKKSKAA
- a CDS encoding homoserine kinase, which produces MAVYTELSKPFLKELADDYGLGRVSSSVGIPEGSVNSNYVLETAKGKFLLRIDEVKGENELKREIDLLSFLRKHAFPCPHPMQDRMGRFYRSFNSRCVSLFKYHEGKTLLPLRIRPSQLETIGRTLGDLHVIGKAYKKGIDNRFSFERIADLYLTVRSRLPNYFRKICRTLDDEVEYLTRYLEGKLPKGVIHGDIFADNLLFRGEKLTAMLDFEAACRGKFIFDIATAVNALCFVDGAYSLDRFRYLLSGYESVRTLSLAEWDAFPNELRFSSLRFTVTRLHDFFLQPVDARARVNKDFREFFDRLRVLRREREGGMEPLLMAMATGYDYRKYQKVKATERRQA
- a CDS encoding methylenetetrahydrofolate reductase, coding for MSPLIDLLNANSPSLWLEVSPPRGISSSALLKRLAALSGHVDAINLTDNALGKIKMSGLVFGAAIKQQLKIPVVLNMSCRDRNRFALTSDLLGAAALGIDAITALTGDKIPPEENGRTIPAHDLDAFGLLKIIAALNRGDTGEGKAPLKTIPSIVAGAVANPNRKNIEREYELLERKAAAGAKFVITQPVFEPETARRFIARANQFGIKTVLGILPVKREAMANYLIERVKDLSGARPHLDRYAGMGEEEVRAFSIRENMALMAELAGEVAGFNIMSGGGPSLAIELALQFSHWRKEHRS
- a CDS encoding S9 family peptidase, which produces MNRDAMTEGSIESDSEPEPASTHNPLRFVIRALAAMLAVVATVGTLAACRMPGKSVASRYENVEPFNFDIALGPKQFHIDGYLTRSSNAGKLPALLVLNDGGGSVERCVQMSQHVTAMGIQVACVDIPGYGASSGPSRFVGQPSVLAARRGLDLLVARPDVDASRLAVWGLGQGAVAAGLLMDYDSRPRALILQSGAYDMLTLWPQAPLRTKLAILREVWPSKRALKQRSVIENLPPRLDCSVLIMHGERDNRMPVTQAVKLAEALRARGARVSTCYFPRASHDLGKRVEPELRAFLRDNLIGAARAAS